A genomic region of Homalodisca vitripennis isolate AUS2020 chromosome 5, UT_GWSS_2.1, whole genome shotgun sequence contains the following coding sequences:
- the LOC124362068 gene encoding uncharacterized protein LOC124362068: MFIFCLVLFAALKCQSCAPYLLRRVSKDSFVVLDTPMRSCPPGQKRDSDGNCRPLVEENPYQGGSGRPGTTGGGQSNTDFGNNQQHGSVGSNHYADNSERPSSINGDSHDNSYQQQGSTSSNRFPDGFNRPSSNHNDRGIHSPSNRYIHAAQY, translated from the exons ATGTTCATTTTCTGTTTGGTTTTGTTCGCTGCCTTAAAGTGCCAAAGTTGTGCTCCCTATCTTCTTCGTAG AGTCAGCAAGGACAGTTTCGTTGTGTTGGATACCCCAATGCGCTCCTGCCCCCCGGGCCAGAAGAGGGATTCTGACGGTAACTGCCGCCCCTTGGTCGAGGAAAATCCGTACCAAGGGGGGTCGGGTAGACCTGGTACCACGGGAGGTGGGCAGAGTAACACAGACTTTGGAAATAATCAGCAACACGGGAGTGTAGGCAGTAACCATTATGCTGATAACAGTGAAAGGCCTTCCAGCATTAACGGTGACAGTCACGACAACAGTTATCAGCAACAAGGGAGCACCAGCAGCAACCGGTTTCCTGACGGTTTCAACAGGCCCTCCAGCAACCACAATGATAGAGGCATCCACTCTCCTTCAAACCGTTACATCCATGCAGCTCAATATTGA